Within Vicia villosa cultivar HV-30 ecotype Madison, WI linkage group LG1, Vvil1.0, whole genome shotgun sequence, the genomic segment GGTGACATTGAAGTGACATTGATGATTaggataaaataaatatcaatgataatatattaaaataaaatcataataaaattataatttttttagagaaTTAACAAAATTTCAATGAGTTTAAAAGTAGTGAAACAAATAGTATAAACTAATATTATACATACAaccaaacaaaattattatatttgtcatattatatcagtattttaaaattaaaaatattttttaatttgatataTGTCTCTCATTAATCGaccgtgtaaaaatattttacattatgtgcatatttctttttttcaattttcattgtgtttttaaaaaatatttattagaatTTACAACTACAAAAATTTATGCTGAGAGAAGTTCAAACTCTTAACCTAAAGCcaacaaatattttatatatttttaaatattggtTGTAAATGATTCCGATCACAGTGGTAGACAAAGTCATAAAATCTAATACACATTAAACTTAAACTCTTGAAGGAAAATAATATAAGAGAAAGAGatgggaaaaaaattatatttatcgaAGACAGGAAACATTTTGTAAGAATTGAGAGTGTCTGAATATAAAGTTAAGAGAGACTTGTCTAAAAATTCTGATTGGATTtggaaaaaaaatgataaagatgtaaaaagtaaaaataattaaaaataatagaaaagataaattaatttaataaaaggaGAAACTGAAAAGTTTAAGTGGTAGTGAGTGGATAAATATAATTTAGTGGGGTAGTTAATTATATGGggactaaattttttttaatacaactACTAAATATTTTAGAGAATTTAGTTAATTtgtaataaaattagaaaaatctCAAATTCCACATATGAGCTAATTTCACTCAAAATTTAGACAAAGTCATGTCATAGAGCATTTTGTGAAACCATCACTCGCAACATAGTCCACTACCTTAAAACGTGTACCTAAATTCTCTCCCTCTTTTTAGTTAACAAACTCTCATTTTCCACTTTCCTTCTCTTTTTAAGTCCAAACTCATTTTCTCATAACATTACTTTTCACTTCATCAAAAGTAACAACATAACTTACTAGAGCTCCCTAGAGAAAATCCAAATATGGCTTCCATTTTCAATGCCTCAAACTCACTTTTCCTTTGCTTGATTCTTGTTTCTATCTCACAATTTTTGGTTATCAATTGTACTGAATTTCGAGTTGGAGGTAGAAATGGTTGGGTTGTCCCTACCTCAAAGGACTCCGATGAAATGTATAACCAATGGGCTTCCCAAAATCGGTTCAAAATCGACGATACTATTCGTAATTATCCTTTCTTACTAATTTTACTTTTCAATAGATAAgcattttatttttgagttgagATCGTTTCTATTACAGCATCttagaatataaatataaatgcAGACGTAGTTGTCTGCATTTATATATTCTAAGACGTTGTAACGATAGATAGATTAATGATATTATTGTTTTGACATTTGTGTAGATTTCAAGTACGATAAGGACTCAGTGATGATGGTGAGTGAAGGGGAATACGAAAAGTGCAAATCGGATCGTCCGCTGTTTTTCGAAAACAATGGGAATACCACTTACAAATTTGAACGACCGGGAATGTTCTACTTCATTAGTGGTGTTAGTGGACATTGTACAAGGGGACAGAAAATGGTGATCAAGGTTTTGGATATTGAACCAATTATAGCACAATCACCACAATCTGCAAATGAGACTGCATCAATAGCACACTCTAAAGCTACTCAAATGGATGCTATTAGTGTCACAGTATTCacactctttgttctttcattcaTTGGCATGGTTTATGTTTGAAGCATTACTAGTTCTTAGTCTATTAGGTTAGGTTATGAGTATGGTCTAATTCTAGGTGGTTTGTTTTGTTGAGTTTTGTTTTTAGGTGTTTAGTTTATTTGTTGCTTTAGTCATAATAGGATTTAGAAGTTCCTTATTGTCATCATGATGATATTGTTTACTTTTTAGTTagtttatattgatttttttctaTATGATTACATTTGTCCTTAGATGTtctattattttttgtttgaagTGAATTTTATGTTTTGGCAATGAATGGATGATATTATGAAAGAAATTAACATATAAGGATATCATATTCCATGATTTTGTGAAATGTAGCTAGATGATCTACTATTCGAAGATGTTATAGAAATCTTCttcaataatattttcaaagaaaaACATATAATTTGAGCTTTTGAATTTTCTATTCTTGAAAACCTTGCACATAAAAGTCTTCCAGCAGCAGAGGATTTGTTTCCAACAAAGTGGCGATAGTGATCAGATACATACCGGTAATTAGGGCGAGAAGGGACGAACTTATTTGAGAAGAAGGCGGACATAATAGAAGGTGTGGGTATAAAACCTTGTCTCTATCCCGTAAAAAAGTAAGGGCGGACAGACATTAAACCTTTTAAGtcttaaaaattataaaactcTATGTAAAAGCTCGTGAATGTAAAAGCGCTTGAAAAAACAGGTCGGAATATGAGCATGCTCCacggacccgttttgccacccataTTGGTGATACATTTACATGACAATGCATTCCATTTTTCATTGCTAAAACTTGAAATTAATAACTATTCGATACTGAAGCAGAAATAGTTTAAGTTTTTGGTGATATGTAAGATTGAACTCAGAGTCATCCCCCTTTATTTAAGAGTGACTAAGGTGAGGGTTAAAGCCATCTCTCAGATGATCCAGTTTGATTTGCGGTGAAcaattgaattgaatgtattatCAATGCTTCAAAGCCAAGGTACACATTTACATTAGATAATTGAATGTATTATCAATGCTTCAAAGCCAAGGTACACATTTACATTAGATAATGGAGCACTTTTGTCTTATTGGACCTTTGACTGATTTGTTACTGTCACCACTCATATTTGAGTCTGGGTAACTAAACCACCTCACTCAATGTTGTTCATGGCAGGTGGCGGGTGACGATTAAAACCATCTTGGATGATTCCCAAAGCTGGGGTAAATATGTACATCAGGTAATGGAGCACTTTAGCTTATTTGGACCGCATAATTTGGACGTCTTAACAAACCTTTGACAGGTCCAAAATAAAAACCGAGATTAATTGTCACCACTCATACATGAGTCTGGGCTAAACTATCTCAGTGTTGTTGATGGCGAATAGTGGTAGAGAGCCAAAATTCCGCCATCCTGGACACTTGCAACATGCCCACGCTTCTCCAAAAAGCATATTCAAAATGATCCTCTATGATTGGTGATAGTTATTCATTACCACTTTAGAGTCAAGTTCAAAAACTGCAGTTCAGATGCCAATAGCATATTTAAATTAATTGAGTGCATGCTCAGTACACAAGTGTATATATCTAGTTATGTGAATAACAAAAATGAACTATTGAACTCAGTTTGTATTTCCATTTCCATTGCTTACAGAAGCCAAGTATAAAAGTTAATGATagaaattaacaataaaataattacaaactGGAAACATGATGAGGCGCTATTATTCAGGTACAAGGTAAGAATAAAGAGACAACTCCAGTTGTAGAAAATTCTGATGGCTTGAATAATCTTATGTAGACTAATTTAAAGTTATAAAATCTAATTTTAGAAAATTCTATCAAAATTTTTTGAACTGTATCGCGCCGTTTCACGATTGATGTTAATGCCTCACAAACTGCCGCTTATCATCAGTATTTCGCTTTCCATAAGGATTGTTCGGGTTGAATCCATGTCTGCCTCCATCAACTCTACGCGTTTTCTTCCTTTGCTTACTGCTGCTTATGTTTACACTCACATTGGGAGGGTTTGAAAAACAGAATGAAGCTGCAACAGCCTGCTCAAAGTATATAAACTGATATTATGACAGTATTCATGCTTTAGAATCCAAACAATTTAACTTCACCAATGATGATACTTTTCTATCACCGTGTTAATGCTTATGAACATACTGTAGTTCTTGATGCATGTTTGGATAATAGCTTATTTAAAGGCAGAAAAAAAGCCTATACAGCTTTCCCAGAAAACTTGTAGATCATGAAATGATTATTTCTCTAGCCTACCACTTAATGCACAAGGCTACTGATGACATTTTTCTATTATGATAATCCTGAATTAAATGAATATTCAGATTGCTCCTGTTAAATTAAGACAATAACTCTTCATTTCCTTTGTTTGTCTTCcactattaaaataaaacaagaaaaaaagCAATGAATGACAGTTAATTTtctcaatatcaattttttaaaGATCTAACACACCCTTTCCGGTCTCTTGTCTAGATCTAAACTTACCTTCAAAAATGTTTTCTAAATATGACGTTACATTTAAACTAGGAATTCAAACTTAAAAAACCTCCTTTAATCTATTTATGTTGCCACTTGGATTAATTTTGTTCAGTGATTTATTCATACCAAATTAACCCAATCCTTGAAGCTTTAGATCAAAATGAAAGAATATATAAAAGTTCCCAGTAACAGGTGATTTAAAATGTCAAGGCACAAGTGCTGAAGTACATAAGATCAATTTAGACAATATATTTGATGAAATAACTATAAAATATAATACTCTAAGAGCTGTACCTGCAGATCGAGGCGTTGAACATTGAATATATCCTTGGAGGAATGTGAATCGTATGCTaatatgtatgatctatatgctTCCTTAGCCATTTTGTTCAAAAAATAATTTTCGGCAACCAATTTCTCCTATACAAATGCAACAGTTCCTTTGTAACATAAGCTGCAGTTGGTAACtttaataaataaaagtttatttaACACAAGAAGAAGGAATATACCAGGTGAGAGTGTATATTAGCCACCTTCTTTTCATCATAAGCATATTCTTTCACCGGGACCTTAGCTTTCTGAAATAaggataaatataaaattatcatTTGGGATGAACCAAGCataaattttattacaaaaaaaaaaaacagcgtCCAGGAGCATAGGGGATATAGCAATCACTTCTCCCAAATATCATGTACTCTGGGCATGAAACTAAAAAAGTTGAAATTCACTCAAATATGGCCTTGTTGATAAGAAGCGCGGAGACCTCTGTGGTTTTAGGTGTGTACCATGCCCGACACCCATACAACATTCATACCTCGCGTTTGTGTGTATAGCATCAATATCGATGTCTTACAGTTTGGAAATTAGTGTTCTCTATAtcatactccctctgtcccaaattataagagaaaatcactttttagattcattgaataattaatgtatctggtttatatatagaccagatacattatttattcaatgaatctaaaaaatgattttctcttataatttgggacggagggagtaggtCGCAATACTTAAAGCTGGCGTTCTGTCAGGTAAGGCTGTCTAGTCTTAACCATTTAACATTAAAACTTAACCAACAACAGATTAGAATCTATTCTGGGCCCCGGGCATGATGGGTGTCATAGCACTATGTTTCCCTTTTTACTTAGATACATTCTCAGATAAAGTAAATGAATACACTAACAAGTCAATAAATTCTGGTTCAGCATCAGAGCACTACGTTTCCCTTTTTACTACGATATATTCTCAGATACACAAGTTAATAAATTCTGGTTCAGCATCAGCTAGCTTAAGATCCGCTACTGCTAAATGAGAGAAACTGACCTTTAGATAACGAAGAAACTGCAATTCTTCAGGAATCAGGAAAAGCAATGCATTGCCTTTTCCACCTTCCCCGCGAGCTGTTCTACCAACCCTGTGGATATATTCCTGGTTGCAGGATAAAACATACATTATAATACTGTACATCGACATATATGACTGCTAAGAACAAATAAAAAAAGGTATTGGTCCTGTCAATAGAAGAGCAAGAAGTACCTTTGGTTCATCAGGTGGGTCATACTGAACAATCCAGTCCTACAACATAAATAAGAGGgggaaagataaaacattttaatgattttcaataaACAGAATACATTGCGGCATAAGCACAATATGTTTAATCAATATGCATCCATGTATGGAGGATTAATCTGGGTAAGAATTCCAACTTTGGTTTTACTTACTCCCTTAAGAAATACAGATCCTCTTCTTACATCAAATCCTTCATTTTAACTACAGTAATGTTTACTTGTTTACAAAGTAATTTTTTGCAAATTTGCAAGCCACAACAAGCTTAGTGTCCCCATATTCTGATACTGGAAGCTATTTATCTTTCATTACCCAGCTGCTAGGTATTTCTGGTGTAGACTCGTGCTTTTGTGATCAACAGATGCATGCCGTGTGAACTATCTCAAATGTCATTCAGAACAAATCTATCAAAATTTCGATTTAGAGTAGAAGCGGGTGTTATAGCCAAATTgtgaaaaaattcataaaaacgtTGATTCTGTGCGATCTTGGGCCCGTTACGGCAATGATCGGTCGTTTCCCGGCCACCACCATTACCAAACCGAGAAGGATGACAAGATGCAGAAGCGCTACAATTACGGTTTGGCAGCGACAAATGCATGTTTTTTTGAAATGGTGAATTTTAGATTTAGAGTTTAGAGACTAAACATCTCGATTGTAGGTTTGTTTTAAATAATGGACTAGTGATAAACCAATTAACAAACCAACTATGTCCCTAATGTCTCGCAATTTTTTTTATGGTAAATGATAATAAAGTATAAAAGCTCAAGCATACATGTCTAAAGAATATGAAACATGGTCATTTTCCCATGAACACATTTGCCTACCAAAATATAAGTAAAAGTTCTTCAaatatatactattattttttcgtttttttggCATCTTACGAACTTTGTTACAATCTTATGTTTTACGAATTTTGTTACCCCCTCTTGATCTTACAAAAATAATTGGGTAGGATCTTCCGATCTTAGTTACAATCTTGCTATCCCTTCCCGATCTTATGCAAGATCAGATCTTGACAACCTTGATTCACAGCACTTGGGTGGTGCAAACTATTATGAAATTTGgcaatgattgaaaaatgatgaTAAAAAATAGAATTTTCAAGTACAGCTTTGCCATTGCATCTTTATAACAGGCTAAAATTGTCTTCTTACCCTTGTAATGCCGCACACCAAGCAGTTAGAGGGGTTTGGTCATTAATATGCAGAGAATGCAGCAAGTTTTGCATAATAAATGTGATTTTCATGTCTCTATTCTAgttctaatttttattttgttttctgcaGGAAGATTTTATATCCTTTGCTCTAGTCTTTTTTACCTGGAGGTGTCTTACTTAGATTAGGTAACCCCAATGTTATATACGTTGATAGTATTAACTCTCTTATGCTACTTCTTTTCTTTAGATAGTACTTAACAATAGATTAGCCGATTTCATACTCAATACTGGGAAAGCCCTGATAAATCTAGCCAAAATGAGTCATTCTCCCATCAAAACATTCAAATAAGGTGATAAGAAAGATGAATATACCACGGAAGGTATGTCTAAACCACGAGCAGCAACATCAGTACAGAGCAAGACCCCATTTTCTGCTTCGCAGAAGTCTCTGAAAGCAGCCGTCCGGGTCTGCTGCTTTTGTTTTCCATGAATATTTGCACAATGCAGATTAATGTGATTGAAAATGTCTGCATGGAATTTGACACTGTTGCATGAAGAGAAAAAGACCATCACTTTTTTTGATTGGTGCCTCTTCAAGAAGGAATAGAGAACAGTAAATCTCTCGGCGCAGGGAACAACAACATAACCCTGTAGCAATCCTTCATTTGTAACCTGCATTTATGAGTTCCGTCTCAGATATGATGATAGCTGATGAACAAAGTTCAAAAACTAGGATAAAAAATTCAGTGAACATATAACCTTCTTTCTTCCATCATCTACATCAATATAGACAGGAGTAGTTTGAAATGACAGGCGAGCAAGATCTTCAACCTATAtgttaaaagaaaaatatgattcagaaccaaaaactgaaaatgaaaaataCCATTCCTCTATTGTTGTAAATAAACCACAATCATTATCAAACATATAATTCTAATTGATAGAGCAAAAAATTACAGATACTTAAGGAAACAAATTGAAAGGAGAA encodes:
- the LOC131604415 gene encoding early nodulin-like protein 5, with the protein product MASIFNASNSLFLCLILVSISQFLVINCTEFRVGGRNGWVVPTSKDSDEMYNQWASQNRFKIDDTIHFKYDKDSVMMVSEGEYEKCKSDRPLFFENNGNTTYKFERPGMFYFISGVSGHCTRGQKMVIKVLDIEPIIAQSPQSANETASIAHSKATQMDAISVTVFTLFVLSFIGMVYV
- the LOC131634321 gene encoding DEAD-box ATP-dependent RNA helicase 27-like, giving the protein MATIDETVNQDIHKKKKRDKKRRRDIVEEQNGAEEEDPNDTRNNGESSKKKKKKEEVDVENEVVVEKKVKDNSGSGIMSTESFASLGLSVPTSKAITDMGFQRMTQIQAGSIPPLLSGKDVLGAARTGSGKTLAFLIPAVELLYKLKFNPRSGAGVVVICPTRELAIQTHDVAQKLLKYHSQTLGLIIGGSARRTEAEHLAKGINILVATPGRLLDHLQNTKRFIYSNLKCLIIDEADRLLEANFEDELKQIIKLLPKSRQTALFSATQTEKVEDLARLSFQTTPVYIDVDDGRKKVTNEGLLQGYVVVPCAERFTVLYSFLKRHQSKKVMVFFSSCNSVKFHADIFNHINLHCANIHGKQKQQTRTAAFRDFCEAENGVLLCTDVAARGLDIPSVDWIVQYDPPDEPKEYIHRVGRTARGEGGKGNALLFLIPEELQFLRYLKKAKVPVKEYAYDEKKVANIHSHLEKLVAENYFLNKMAKEAYRSYILAYDSHSSKDIFNVQRLDLQAVAASFCFSNPPNVSVNISSSKQRKKTRRVDGGRHGFNPNNPYGKRNTDDKRQFVRH